A single window of Mugil cephalus isolate CIBA_MC_2020 chromosome 1, CIBA_Mcephalus_1.1, whole genome shotgun sequence DNA harbors:
- the LOC125005952 gene encoding serine/threonine-protein kinase WNK2 isoform X4, whose amino-acid sequence MEPEPNSNSEAHPKPRYPPVASSQCELATNMYEAMGDGNVTPEDSEVRGGSDPSAYPSSSYQRNIHQRFIRRNLWFSDADEQTFEAPECDTRSKILNINLRTIVDRTRGTSCGVQEGSSTESQGGQKDSATESASADEDKEKGGDALNATCSDGGKTAVKAASEENEEEAEMKAVSTSPGGRFLKFDIELGRGSFKTVYKGLDTETWVEVAWCELQDRKLSKVERQRFKEEAEMLKGLQHPNIVRFYDFWESPLKGKKCIVLVTELMTSGTLKTYLKRFKVMKPKVLRSWCRQILKGLHFLHTRTPPIIHRDLKCDNIFITGPTGSVKIGDLGLATLKAASFAKSVIGTPEFMAPEMYEEHYDEAVDVYAFGMCMLEMATSEYPYSECQNAAQIYRKVTSGVKPASYNKVMDPEIKEIIGECICQKKEERYTIKDLLNHAFFAEDTGVRVELAEEDDGQKASIALKLWVEDHKKLKGKYKETGAIEFTFDLEKEVPEVVAQEMVESGFFHESDAKTVGKSLRDRVALIKWRRERTASAALVRGDGGQRIQVTASQGMSAGAPHVGQPLLLEPEEPEADQHNRLHNLPASATSVTSDGTLDSGMGSTVYSDSHSSQQSVLYQSLLEPITMATQQCQSSSRFLTNRPHSCEKGEVLGATLSPEFRTQQGAAGRRGSAPAMDFQRANYISQLHALIQHQRSISPITMLRENPSELGPTELHSGVEDSLSPGRSSPLPQLSPVTSPSTQVGSPGRRGSAPAMDIQRANYISQLHALIQHQRSISPITMLRENPSELSPSELHSGVEDSLSPGRSSPLPQVSPVTSPSTQVGSPSRRGSAPAMDIQRANKIAQLHALIQRQRSISPISTVQEHLSELSPTELHSEFEGGCSSPRSLPLLQVSPVTSPSAQSHSAGRRGSAPAMDIQRADQIALLHALSQHQRSNSPIPTVQESLSNVSPTELPSEVKDGVSCQSGLPLVQVSPVTSPSEYRRRSDTCIRSPSAASSENITLPVPNGRNGRRHSDISGLLSHNHLTMHSPGCQACLALLQWKSRPHLSSCDCKHLPPSGRSMSTSGYGQSKSSNDCSNFLALQQSLFNIIGRKTGFCHTSPTQAPLVHPLAARRPACSDGGARGHLQCGSLVGEQESPKERENRYFAREQQDTRALGVTSSTGHQNQPSVQGLPSSSTPVHTPPQYVQPGHSYAAYTGQPRSASPAPASLCSINIQHAASAASYTPQSVQQPQAVVNIATSAVPQHVKQSYQAPGHPQQQATAVSSLTFPLPVQQTSQNTVAPTQQQVQSASAYPASVQQQTATSLLPAQQPAQSCPLVSVAAGMAATVQCQPAQAPSALQKVQVSLPGQQLGQSSSTPALYGQQIPIHQEHQQPIPHNPQSSVQQTQHSGQVYIQPQLLHSQETMHTTNQKVAQPALPSQSLQCTPQQQVHVAGLQHHGQTAMQTAVLQQIQDVSHSQPHPTPTPVVQVAAYSADVAPQCYAPSLLQQTAAGQGHGLPAQSIAAPQNYGVVAPHSLSTSSRQSPAALGTQQSVPANQSILQFGQDGPEHGHSLCQSASNVPAQTLPPQQPMAQTTVHQQLQPLQISTSLPPPHPSQYPTVQVMAAVTDCESSYPLSCTAPLPSISSSLNQIFLSPCPVTPSVSPLSPLHIESTLVSPNPVSLMPSPSPVLSKVEPTSPQHQPITALLQSARSETPHTQPAFMSALTTHPLHTQTAPCQNTHPPSNGSTQLLIQNVPLQAQVSQPELLYAQPVQHAQLTQPAVFSSPVQNGADLGTATTAALLENMSQCQVPPQAQHQSQVQSQVPVLQSSDSQRAASGSGTGLTQQKPLGTVTGAAVQGPTEINMEDQAAEKHTGGQSYDSINSDATSGKEMSDGYEGTHGGKGDGKVRKHHRRSTRTRSRQEKIGRPKLSMLNVCNTGDKMVECQLETHNHKMVTFKFDLDGDAPEEIATYMVENDFILPLEKEVFIEQLKDIVDKAEDMLSEDTEGERNSDHGCSPKLCDGAGSLGTEASAPSTPQLVYQQNVLHTGKRWFIICPVDETPMLDKEKTTSHNSTAQESEKSGSSSVLPNNNTAAVAAPVASLSAQTPSSSASLPAAAQTSVQPPDQTIDKALVQQTQPCVTKHALSAGGISRHNSLPVEEPCISAVSMVTDMPCCAIVPPVSLDVNAADKGANVGLVSTQTNQSNHKASPTGELPPQLSTHQPVVLQQPYATPMQPGTVTSQPQSPAHQPSQSSQSSSHQQQGGAPGESDGEGPRRVEFVDRTIKTLDEKLRNLLYQEHTLSQPSSATSDPQASSTEGVSSPPVSDGQSSEGALAKNKGEPLPQILERTGSVGASDSVESATKGRDVTTSSSHGSKSRFQIIPTPPDVICRLEKGGKKSCSTCSSPAPSSGSGGSYSQSVDRKERGTAAVCKSSVPEDEDNSGESKHPSSNRYSAPANLCQATPTSSPESTPHHIPRAQTIDSSTHHRYHHSLHLYSDSADEDSSSIALPPAHPAPPAHTMSEHSGGDLMKRAVAFLRRSGRSKSEQASDCPNRQVVAMNGHAPSPPAGHAHSSYISSDNDSEFEDADMRKELQKLREKHMKEISELQAFQRNEIERLYKELGKTLPPNVSLLHAAPPTGRRRRASKHKLKAGKLLNPMVQQLKNNLNTSSVERKGESAASSSGSPAKSSVLSDGSAHSSGSSSSGSQPSATTEQVHTQQPCSLKGSFSSDNIYAGLHGDGTANQAGPGQGSSLNTAAAQTALGQTQPPLTAATPSPSPQPITRLAQVQTNNSNNKRGMFTDDLHKLVDDWTKETVSAANQPRPSLNQMKQQRRQQDLEVRAPPMGAVTHEMKCHVGPSKFHLPLSCPLTAALGPGLPATLSPNSSSMLPPGYLLPSGSYGRMAPGPLYPQQWPGMRSPVGSVVPVGLLGAARMMPYGTMTNPGIQAYPLAMHSPENGPSPKTTRTT is encoded by the exons GATCGTAAGTTGTCAAAAGTGGAACGTCAGCGCTttaaagaggaggcagagatgcTGAAGGGTCTTCAGCATCCCAACATTGTCCGTTTCTATGACTTCTGGGAGTCGCCTCTTAAAGGAAAGAAGTGCATTGTTTTAGTAACGGAGCTCATGACCTCAGGAACGCTAAAGAC CTATTTGAAGCGTTTCAAGGTAATGAAACCCAAGGTGCTGAGGAGCTGGTGCAGACAGATCCTAAAAGGCCTCCACTTTCTCCACACCAGGACGCCTCCCATCATCCACAGAGACCTCAAATGTGATAACATCTTTATTACTGGACCTACAGGGTCAGTGAAGATAGGGGACTTAGGGCTGGCAACACTCAAGGCTGCTTCCTTTGCTAAGAGCGTCATAG GCACTCCGGAGTTCATGGCTCCAGAGATGTATGAGGAGCACTACGATGAGGCCGTGGATGTCTACGCCTTTGGCATGTGTATGCTAGAAATGGCCACCTCTGAATATCCCTACTCCGAGTGTCAGAACGCTGCTCAGATTTACAGAAAAGTCACAAGT GGAGTGAAGCCGGCCAGCTACAACAAGGTCATGGATCCGGAAATCAAGGAGATCATTGGGGAGTGCATCTGCCAAAAGAAAGAGGAACG GTACACCATCAAGGATCTGTTGAACCACGCTTTCTTTGCCGAGGACACCGGTGTCAGGGTGGAGCTAGCCGAGGAGGACGATGGGCAAAAGGCCTCAATAGCCCTCAAACTGTGGGTGGAGGATCATAAGAAGTTAAAAGGGAAGTACAAGGAGACTGGAGCCATTGAGTTCACATTTGACCTGGAGAAGGAGGTCCCTGAAGTTGTGGCGCAAGAAATG gTGGAGTCTGGCTTCTTCCACGAGAGTGATGCGAAGACTGTGGGGAAGTCGCTCAGAGACCGCGTGGCCCTGATCAaatggagaagagagaggacggCGTCTGCTGCGTTGGTTCGGGGTGATGGAGGACAGAGGATCCAGGTGACAGCGTCTCAGGGCATGTCTGCCGGGGCTCCGCATGTAGGACAGCCCCTTTTGCTGGAACCAGAAGAGCCAGAGGCAGACCAGCACAACAGGCTACATAACCTACCAGCCAGTGCCACCTCAGTGACAT cagaCGGCACTCTTGACAGTGGCATGGGCTCCACTGTGTACTCAGACTCCCACAGCAGCCAACAGAGTGTCCTCTACCAGTCCCTGCTGGAGCCTATTACTATGGCAACACAGCAG TGCCAGAGCAGTAGCCGTTTTCTGACAAATCGACCTCACTCCTGTGAAAAGGGTGAAGTGTTGGGGGCAACTCTGAGCCCAGAGTTCAGGACGCAACAGGGAGCTGCAGGCAGAAGGGGAAGTGCCCCTGCAATGGACTTTCAAAGGGCAAACTACATTTCTCAGCTCCATGCCCTCATTCAGCATCAGAGATCAATCAGTCCCATCACTATGCTACGAGAGAACCCATCCGAACTCGGTCCCACTGAGCTTCACTCTGGGGTTGAAGATAGTTTGTCCCCCGGACGATCTTCCCCACTGCCGCAACTCTCCCCTGTTACTTCACCTTCGACTCAGGTGGGATCTCCGGGCCGGAGAGGAAGTGCCCCTGCGATGGACATTCAAAGGGCAAATTACATTTCTCAGCTCCATGCCCTCATTCAGCACCAGAGATCAATCAGTCCCATCACTATGCTACGAGAGAACCCATCTGAACTCAGTCCCAGTGAGCTTCACTCAGGGGTTGAAGATAGTTTGTCCCCCGGACGATCTTCCCCACTGCCGCAAGTCTCCCCTGTTACTTCACCTTCAACTCAGGTGGGATCTCCGAGCCGGAGGGGAAGTGCCCCTGCGATGGACATTCAAAGGGCAAACAAGATTGCTCAACTCCATGCCCTCATTCAACGTCAGAGATCAATCAGTCCCATCTCCACCGTACAAGAACACCTGTCTGAACTCAGTCCCACTGAGCTTCACTCAGAGTTTGAAGGTGGTTGTTCCTCCCCACGTAGTCTGCCATTGCTACAAGTCTCTCCTGTCACTTCCCCATCTGCTCAGTCACATTCTGCAGGCCGGAGGGGAAGTGCCCCTGCAATGGACATTCAAAGGGCAGACCAGATTGCTCTTCTCCATGCCCTTAGTCAGCATCAGAGATCAAACAGTCCCATCCCCACTGTACAAGAGAGCTTGTCTAACGTCAGTCCCACTGAGCTTCCTTCGGAGGTTAAAGATGGTGTTTCCTGCCAGAGTGGTCTGCCACTAGTGCAAGTCTCCCCTGTCACTTCACCTTCTGAGTATCGCCGCCGTAGTGATACTTGCATCAGATCACCATCAGCAGCCAGCAGTGAGAACATAACACTGCCAGTGCCAAATGGACGCAATGGACGCAGACACTCTGACATTAGTGGTCTCCTTAGTCATAACCACTTAACAATGCACAGCCCTGGGTGCCAGGCCTGCCTTGCTTTACTTCAGTGGAAGTCAAGACCTCACCTCAGTTCATGTGACTGTAAACACCTTCCACCCTCTGGTAGATCAATGAGCACCTCTGGCTATGGACAGTCAAAGAGTTCAAATGATTGTTCAAATTTTCTAGCACTGCAACAGTCCTTGTTCAATATAATTGGACGCAAAACAGGGTTTTGTCACACTTCACCCACCCAAGCCCCCCTGGTGCATCCCTTAGCTGCCCGCAGGCCTGCTTGCAGTGATGGAGGCGCAAGGGGTCATCTCCAGTGTGGCAGTTTGGTTGGAGAACAAGAATCACCAAAGGAACGTGAGAACAGATACTTTGCCAGAGAGCAGCAAGATACCAGGGCTCTGGGAGTG ACTAGCTCAACAGGTCACCAGAATCAACCGTCTGTGCAGGGCCTTCCCTCTTCCAGCACACCAGTGCACACACCACCACAGTACGTTCAGCCTGGACACAGCTACGCTGCATATACTGGTCAACCCCGCTCTGCATCTCCGGCTCCAGCCAGCCTATGTTCGATCAATATCCAGCATGCTGCCAGTGCTGCTAGTTACACACCTCAAAGTGTTCAACAACCCCAAGCTGTAGTAAATATTGCAACATCAGCTGTGCCGCAACATGTTAAACAGAGCTACCAAGCACCAGGCCACCCACAGCAACAGGCAACAGCAGTAAGCTCTTTGACTTTCCCCTTGCCAGTCCAACAAACCTCTCAGAACACCGTGGCACCTACTCAACAACAGGTTCAGTCTGCATCAGCATATCCTGCGTCAGTTCAACAACAGACTGCAACAAGCCTCCTGCCAGCACAACAGCCAGCACAAAGTTGCCCTCTTGTATCTGTGGCCGCAGGTATGGCAGCCACAGTCCAGTGTCAACCTGCACAAGCTCCCAGCGCACTGCAGAAGGTTCAAGTCAGCCTGCCTGGTCAGCAGCTTGGTCAGAGCTCCTCCACACCAGCACTTTACGGTCAGCAAATACCCATTCATCAAGAACACCAACAGCCAATACCACACAATCCTCAATCCAGtgtacaacaaacacaacattccGGGCAGGTTTATATTCAGCCTCAACTTCTGCATAGTCAAGAAACTATGCATACCACAAACCAAAAGGTGGCACAGCCTGCCCTTCCATCTCAAAGTCTTCAGTGTACTCCACAGCAACAAGTGCATGTCGCAGGTCTGCAGCATCACGGACAAACAGCCATGCAGACAGCAGTTCTGCAACAGATCCAGGATGTATCTCATTCTCAGCCTCACCCTACACCAACTCCAGTTGTGCAGGTTGCAGCTTACTCTGCTGATGTAGCCCCTCAGTGCTATGCACCCTCTCTCCTCCAACAGACTGCTGCAGGTCAGGGCCACGGCCTGCCTGCACAGTCTATTGCTGCTCCACAGAATTACGGAGTAGTGGCTCCTCACAGCCTTTCAACCTCTTCCCGACAAAGTCCGGCTGCTCTTGGTACGCAACAG AGTGTCCCTGCTAATCAGAGCATTTTACAGTTTGGACAAGATGGACCGGAACATGGACATAGTCTCTGCCAATCAGCTTCAAATGTGCCAGCTCAGACACTTCCTCCTCAGCAACCAATGGCTCAGACTACTGTCCACCAACAACTTCAACCTCTGCAGATTTCAACATCACTCCCACCACCACACCCATCCCAG TATCCCACAGTCCAGGTGATGGCAGCTGTGACTGACTGTGAATCCTCCTACCCTCTCTCCTGCACTGCTCCTCTCCCTTCAATTTCCTCTTCGCTTAATCAGATTTTCCTCTCTCCTTGCCCTGTAACCCCCTCTGTATcgcccctctctcctctgcacaTTGAAAGCACATTAGTTTCACCCAACCCAGTGTCCCTCATGCCTTCCCCATCACCTGTGCTGAGTAAAGTAGAACCCACATCCCCACAGCACCAACCCatcactgctctgctgcagagcGCTAGATCTGAGACTCCTCATACACAACCTGCATTTATGTCGGCACTAACCACCCACcccttacacacacaaactgcccCATGCCAGAACACACACCCTCCCTCAAATGGCAGCACTCAGCTTCTGATACAG AACGTTCCTCTTCAAGCCCAGGTCAGTCAGCCTGAGCTCCTCTATGCTCAGCCGGTCCAGCATGCTCAGCTCACACAACCTGCAGTGTTTTCCTCACCTGTGCAGAACGGGGCAGACCTGGGCACAGCCACCACAGCAGCTCTGCTGGAGAACATGAGCCAGTGCCAAGTGCCTCCACAGGCCCAGCACCAGAGTCAGGTTCAAAGCCAAGTTcctgtgctgcagtcctctgactcTCAGAGAGCAGCATCTGGGTCCGGTACCGGTTTGACTCAACAGAAACCGCTCGGTACTGTCACAGGAGCTGCAGTTCAGGGTCCAACTGAGATTAACATGGAG GACcaagctgcagagaaacataCTGGAGGACAGAGCTATGACAG TATCAACTCTGACGCCACATCAGGGAAGGAGATGAGCGACGGCTACGAGGGGACGCATGGAGGAAAAGGTGACGGGAAAGTTCGTAAACATCACCGCAGGTCCACGCGCACCCGTTCACGCCAAGAGAAGATTGGCAGACCAAAGCTCAGCATGCTCAAT GTGTGTAACACCGGGGATAAGATGGTGGAGTGCCAGCTGGAAACTCACAACCATAAAATGGTCACTTTCAAATTTGACCTGGATGGAGATGCGCCAGAGGAGATCGCTACATACATG GTGGAGAACGATTTCATTCTGCCTCTGGAAAAAGAGGTCTTCATTGAACAGCTGAAGGACATCGTGGACAAAGCTGAGGACATGCTGAGTGAGGAcacggagggagagaggaacTCGGACCATGGATGCAGCCCCAAACTGTGTGACGGAGCCGGCTCTCTGGGAACAGAG GCTTCAGCACCCAGTACCCCACAGCTAGTGTACCAACAAAATG TCCTTCACACTGGGAAGCGCTGGTTTATCATCTGCCCTGTGGACGAGACGCCCATGttagacaaagagaaaactaCATCACACAATTCTACAGCCCAAG AATCTGAAAAGTCTGGCTCATCGTCAGTCCTgcccaacaacaacacagctgcGGTAGCTGCCCCAGTTGCTTCTTTATCCGCGCAAACCCCATCTTCCTCCGCCTCTCTGCCCGCTGCAGCTCAGACCTCTGTGCAGCCTCCTGACCAAACCATTGACAAAGCCCTGGTCCAGCAGACCCAGCCCTGTGTAACTAAACATGCCCTTAGTGCCGGTGGTATAAGCCGTCACAACTCTCTTCCTGTGGAAGAGCCTTGCATCTCTGCTGTCTCTATGGTAACAGATATGCCGTGCTGTGCTATTGTACCACCTGTCTCTCTGGATGTGAATGCCGCTGATAAAGGAGCAAATGTTGGTTTAGTTTCGACTCAAACCAACCAGTCGAATCATAAGGCCAGCCCTACTGGAGAACTACCCCCCCAGCTTTCTACTCATCAACCTGTGGTCCTGCAACAGCCCTACGCTACACCGATGCAGCCTGGGACAGTGACCTCCCAGCCCCAGAGTCCAGCACATCAGCCCTCACAGAGCTCCCAATCTTctagccaccagcagcaggGTGGGGCGCCAGGAGAGTCAGACGGCGAGGGGCCACGCCGGGTGGAGTTTGTTGACCGCACCATAAAGACTTTAGATGAGAAGCTGAGGAACCTGCTGTATCAGGAACACACTCTCTCCCAGCCCTCCAGCGCTACGTCCGACCCACAGGCCTCCAGCACAGAAGGGGTCAGCTCCCCTCCGGTCTCAGACGGCCAGAGCTCTGAGGGAGCACTCGCAAAGAACAAGGGAGAACCACTG CCTCAGATTCTTGAGCGCACAGGTAGCGTGGGTGCAAGTGACTCCGTAGAGTCAG CCACTAAAGGAAGAGATGTGACCACCAGCTCCAGTCATGGCTCCAAAAGCCGTTTTCAA ATCATCCCCACTCCACCGGATGTCATTTGTCGTTTAGAGAAAGGAGGCAAGAAGAGCTGCAGCACCTGCAGCTCCCcagcgccctctagtggctCAGGGGGGTCTTACAGTCAGAGTGTAGACAGGAAAGAGAGGGGCACTGCTGCTGTATGCAAGTCCTCTGTTCCAGAGGACGAGGACAATTCGGGAGAATCCAAACATCCTAGTAGTAACCGTTACTCCGCCCCAGCAAACCTCTGCCAGGCCACCCCCACTTCCAGTCCTGAATCAACCCCACACCATATCCCCCGGGCCCAGACCATTGACAGTTCGACCCATCACCGCTATCACCACTCATTGCACCTCTACTCTGACTCAGCAGAtgaggacagcagcagcatagCTCTGCCTCCGGCTCATCCTGCGCCCCCAGCTCATACCATGTCCGAGCACAGTGGAGGTGACCTCATGAAGAGGGCAGTCGCCTTCCTGCGCCGCTCCGGTCGGAGCAAAAGTGAGCAGGCCTCCGATTGCCCAAACCGACAGGTTGTTGCAATGAACGGTCACGCTCCCTCACCTCCCGCAGGACATGCCCACTCATCCTACATCAGCAGCGACAATGACTCAGAGTTTGAGGACGCAGATATGAGGAAGGAACTCCAGAAACTCAGAGAAAA ACACATGAAGGAGATCTCTGAGCTGCAGGCGTTCCAGAGGAATGAGATCGAGCGTTTGTACAAGGAGCTGGGAAAAACTCTGCCCCCAAATGTCAGCCTGCTTCATGCTGCACCCCCGACCGGCCGCAGGCGCAGGGCCAGCAAACACAAGCTGAAAGCTGGGAAACTGCTCAATCCTATGGtgcagcagctcaaaaacaatcTCAACACCTCTAGCGTTGAGAGGAAAG GTGAGAGTGCTGCCAGTTCATCCGGCTCCCCGGCTAAAAGTTCTGTTCTGTCAGATGGCTCAGCCCACTCCAGCGGCAGCTCCAGCTCCGGCAGTCAGCCCAGCGCCACCACAGAGCAGGTCCACACCCAGCAGCCCTGCTCGCTGAAGGGCTCTTTCTCCTCAGACAACATCTACGCCGGGCTACATGGTGACGGCACGGCTAACCAAGCCGGCCCTGGTCAAG GGTCCTCTCTTAACACCGCCGCAGCTCAGACGGCCCTGGGTCAGACGCAGCCGCCTCTCACTGCAGCAACGCCCTCACCCTCtcctcagccaatcacacggctCGCTCAGGTCCAgaccaacaacagcaacaacaagagAGGCATGTTTACTGATGATCTTCACAAACTGGTAGACGACTGGACGAAGGAGACGGTGTCGGCGGCCAATCAGCCGCGTCCCTCGCTGAACcagatgaagcagcagagacGCCAGCAGGACCTGGAAGTGAGAGCACCACCAATGGGAGCAGTTACACATGAG ATGAAATGCCATGTTGGTCCCAGCAAGTTCCATCTGCCTCTTTCATGCCCCCTGACTGCTGCTTTAGGCCCTGGTTTACCTGCAACTCTATCTCCAAACTCCTCTTCGATGCTCCCTCCGGGTTACCTGCTACCATCAGGCTCCTATGGTCGGATGGCACCTGGTCCGCTTTACCCCCAGCAGTGGCCAGGCATGCGTAGTCCTGTAGGGTCCGTGGTTCCTGTAGGCCTGCTTGGTGCTGCGAGAATGATGCCCTATGGCACAATGACAAACCCAGGGATCCAAGCCTACCCCCTGGCCATGCACAGCCCTGAGAATGGCCCCTCTCCAAAAACTACTAGGACTACCTGA